In Holophagales bacterium, one DNA window encodes the following:
- the zapB gene encoding cell division protein ZapB, which yields MSEPIAWKELESTVERAATRLGELQQENAGLKRRVAELERALAAQGGEVESRWQQERDEVAQRVDGLVERLEAILATVSDESST from the coding sequence GTGAGCGAACCGATCGCCTGGAAGGAGCTCGAGTCGACGGTCGAGCGCGCTGCGACGCGTCTCGGCGAGTTGCAGCAGGAGAACGCCGGGCTCAAGCGCCGTGTCGCCGAGCTCGAGCGGGCGCTTGCCGCGCAGGGCGGCGAGGTCGAGTCGCGTTGGCAGCAGGAGCGCGACGAGGTCGCCCAGCGCGTCGACGGGCTCGTCGAGCGGCTCGAAGCGATCCTCGCGACCGTCTCCGACGAGTCGTCGACGTAG
- a CDS encoding RHS repeat-associated core domain-containing protein, producing MPSTSQPSRARAHEPEGRAAHSSSPACFEPFGEDWSNARSFGLNLRLPGQWDDAAWNNTQIASGLYYNLHRWYEVATDRYESVDPAPSELSPKPYLYAASNPNTYADPLGLFTIAPDCGGFRCGTSLGDCAAKQDATCVLATMNHIRREIAGNAHCKSELAKCGGEDFTDMLLPIEGTKPFVQCDQSPCWRTETGGLSVANIFTGGSPVLCQKLFRVSWRQAAQSMFHEILHVRFSDKSECHDGIMKACFASSFDP from the coding sequence GTGCCGAGCACGTCGCAGCCGAGCCGCGCAAGAGCTCACGAGCCGGAGGGACGCGCTGCCCATTCGAGCTCGCCAGCCTGCTTCGAGCCCTTCGGCGAGGACTGGAGCAACGCCCGCTCCTTCGGCCTCAATCTCCGCCTCCCCGGCCAGTGGGACGACGCCGCCTGGAACAACACCCAGATCGCGTCGGGGCTGTATTACAACCTGCATCGTTGGTATGAAGTGGCGACTGACCGCTACGAAAGCGTTGACCCTGCCCCATCGGAGCTCTCGCCAAAGCCCTACCTTTACGCCGCTTCCAACCCGAACACCTACGCAGATCCTCTCGGTCTCTTCACGATCGCTCCCGACTGTGGCGGTTTCCGTTGCGGCACTTCTCTCGGAGATTGCGCAGCGAAGCAAGACGCGACTTGCGTGCTGGCCACCATGAATCACATCCGCCGCGAGATAGCTGGGAATGCTCACTGCAAGAGCGAACTTGCGAAGTGCGGAGGAGAGGACTTCACTGACATGCTCTTGCCGATTGAAGGAACCAAGCCTTTCGTGCAATGCGACCAGAGTCCGTGCTGGAGAACTGAGACTGGCGGGCTCTCAGTTGCTAATATCTTCACTGGAGGATCCCCCGTGCTCTGTCAGAAGCTCTTCCGCGTTTCGTGGCGACAAGCAGCTCAGTCAATGTTCCACGAGATTCTCCATGTCCGCTTCTCAGACAAGAGTGAATGCCACGACGGCATCATGAAGGCCTGCTTCGCCTCCTCCTTTGATCCGTAG
- a CDS encoding choice-of-anchor J domain-containing protein — protein MNRTAWIPRVSTIVVIAALLALGWGTSASAAPMAAPATKVAATDPLAGFPTTVVWHGRAADRLGQPLAGRNTIEIRYFAGGHELFAERYRNVNVADGRFDLKLGTGKVLKVAGSSVASLRELFSRHPELEMEVRIGSTVQSPRVRMLPAGHSPAGVRALSGATPVDDGKPHSKFFNARGGATGIEAALLRPSGAAGPADPATPEVVTHPFEIDVEGPWLSQPLRDLPGLPAQVGPAPEPKETNRPRHETLYDSEGYQFGTRNEEIVDPLAATSLNPNGAETPAPLNDFPGMDQTQGFYPPDTHGAVGPNHYIQVVNVKFRVFNKNGTPADVEKNTNVLWTAMGGGCASDNDGDAIFLYDKAAGRWLLTQFSVTTTPERVCLAISQTADPLGAYYLYSLTTQRFPDYFKFGVWPDPTYNAYYMTTNSGFANQYDVYALDRANMLTGAAARPAKYFQNFPNLFMPADLDGSALPPSGTGGLMYTILDGTDPYFVPSPGVDTLRLYEFKVDWNTPANSTFTQVASFTPSSAPVPLAAFNWTVCGFFTSNCLSQPGTTVKIDSASWWPMQRLVYRNYGTHESLYGTWTVDVTGTPDLAAPRWFELRRTGGTSGTWTIYQQGTYSPNGDHRWMGSIAADRDGNLALGYSVLNAATTLYPSIRYTVRSAGDPLGTMQAEQTLHVGSGSQTGSAGRWGDYAAMNIDPTDDCTFWFTTEFIETTGNASWKTRIGNFKIPGCGGLAVTPTSQSLCSTAGTASFGVELSGVFAGTTNMSTSTCPAGATCSYTVNPVVFPATSTSLQVGNLASVAAGTYNFDAVATDNANPTITRNVPLSLSVSTASPAAPALTAPANGALNVAVRPTFQWGAVAQAATYRLQVSTSAGFGTLLVDQSGITGTSYTPTSDLPSNSVLYWRVTPSNPCGTGLNSATYTFSTTALPGDCGIGTTPQQVFFENFDGVVTGWTHSGTGDTWASSTTRNHSAPNAYLAVDTTTVSDQRLVSPAIVLPATASGLTLQFWNYQSFEDNPPNCYDGAIIEVTTNGGTTWTQIPNGSLQTDPYNGTISASFSNPMANLSAWCGDPQDWLNSVVDLSAYAGNTVQFRFRIGTDTSAGRAPDGWHIDDVKVQACISGVIFNDGFESGAFAPWNGGAYN, from the coding sequence GTGAACCGAACCGCTTGGATACCCCGAGTCTCGACGATCGTCGTGATCGCCGCGCTCCTCGCCCTCGGCTGGGGCACCTCAGCCTCGGCCGCCCCGATGGCTGCTCCGGCGACGAAGGTCGCCGCCACCGACCCGCTCGCCGGCTTCCCGACGACGGTGGTGTGGCACGGCCGTGCCGCGGACCGTCTCGGCCAGCCGCTCGCCGGTCGCAACACGATCGAGATCCGGTACTTCGCCGGAGGGCACGAGCTTTTCGCCGAACGGTATCGCAACGTCAACGTGGCCGACGGCCGGTTCGACCTCAAGCTGGGGACCGGCAAGGTCCTGAAGGTCGCCGGCAGCTCCGTCGCCTCGCTGCGCGAGCTCTTCTCGCGTCATCCCGAGCTCGAGATGGAGGTGCGGATCGGCTCGACCGTCCAGTCGCCGCGCGTTCGCATGCTTCCGGCGGGACACTCGCCGGCCGGCGTCCGGGCGCTCAGTGGAGCGACCCCGGTAGACGACGGCAAGCCGCACAGCAAGTTCTTCAACGCACGCGGTGGCGCGACGGGCATCGAGGCGGCGCTCCTCCGGCCGTCCGGCGCCGCGGGCCCGGCCGACCCGGCGACGCCGGAGGTGGTGACCCATCCGTTCGAGATCGACGTCGAAGGGCCGTGGCTCTCCCAGCCGTTGCGCGACCTGCCGGGGCTTCCGGCGCAGGTCGGCCCGGCGCCCGAGCCGAAGGAGACGAATCGGCCGCGCCACGAGACGCTCTACGACAGCGAGGGGTATCAGTTCGGCACGCGCAACGAGGAGATCGTCGACCCGCTCGCCGCGACCTCGCTCAACCCCAACGGCGCCGAGACGCCGGCTCCGCTCAACGATTTTCCGGGCATGGACCAGACGCAGGGCTTCTATCCGCCCGACACCCACGGCGCGGTCGGCCCGAACCACTACATCCAGGTGGTCAACGTCAAGTTCCGTGTCTTCAACAAGAACGGGACGCCGGCCGACGTCGAGAAGAACACCAACGTCCTCTGGACCGCGATGGGCGGTGGCTGCGCCAGCGACAACGACGGCGACGCGATCTTCCTGTACGACAAGGCCGCGGGCCGCTGGCTGCTGACCCAGTTCTCCGTCACCACGACCCCCGAGCGCGTCTGCCTGGCGATCTCGCAAACCGCCGACCCGCTCGGCGCCTACTACCTCTACTCGCTGACGACCCAGCGGTTCCCCGACTACTTCAAGTTCGGGGTCTGGCCGGACCCGACGTACAACGCCTACTACATGACGACGAACTCCGGGTTCGCCAACCAGTACGACGTCTACGCGCTCGACCGGGCGAACATGCTCACCGGAGCCGCTGCGCGTCCGGCCAAGTACTTCCAGAACTTCCCCAACCTCTTCATGCCGGCCGACCTCGACGGCAGCGCGCTCCCGCCGTCGGGAACCGGCGGCCTGATGTACACCATCCTCGACGGAACCGACCCCTACTTCGTCCCGTCGCCGGGCGTCGACACCCTGCGGCTCTACGAGTTCAAGGTCGACTGGAATACGCCGGCGAACTCGACCTTCACGCAGGTTGCCTCGTTCACGCCGTCCAGTGCCCCGGTGCCGCTCGCCGCGTTCAACTGGACCGTCTGCGGCTTCTTCACCAGCAACTGCCTCTCGCAGCCGGGCACGACGGTGAAGATCGACAGCGCCTCCTGGTGGCCGATGCAGCGGCTCGTCTACCGCAACTACGGCACCCACGAGTCGCTCTACGGCACCTGGACGGTCGACGTGACCGGCACCCCCGACCTCGCCGCGCCGCGCTGGTTCGAGCTGCGCCGCACCGGCGGCACAAGTGGCACCTGGACGATCTACCAGCAGGGCACCTACTCGCCGAACGGCGATCACCGCTGGATGGGGAGCATCGCCGCGGACCGGGACGGCAACCTCGCCCTCGGCTACAGCGTGCTCAACGCCGCGACGACGCTCTACCCGTCGATCCGCTACACCGTCCGCTCCGCGGGCGACCCGCTGGGCACCATGCAGGCCGAGCAGACGCTGCATGTCGGCAGTGGCTCCCAGACCGGCTCGGCCGGCCGCTGGGGCGACTATGCCGCGATGAACATCGACCCGACCGACGACTGCACCTTCTGGTTCACCACCGAGTTCATCGAGACGACCGGAAACGCATCGTGGAAGACGAGGATCGGCAACTTCAAGATTCCGGGCTGCGGCGGTCTCGCGGTCACGCCGACCAGCCAGTCGCTCTGCTCCACCGCCGGCACGGCAAGCTTCGGCGTCGAGCTGTCGGGCGTCTTCGCCGGCACGACGAACATGTCGACCTCGACCTGCCCGGCGGGCGCGACTTGTAGCTACACGGTCAACCCGGTCGTCTTCCCGGCCACTTCGACCTCGTTGCAGGTCGGCAACCTCGCCTCGGTCGCCGCCGGCACCTACAACTTCGACGCGGTGGCGACCGACAACGCCAATCCGACGATCACCCGCAACGTGCCGCTCAGCCTGAGCGTCTCGACCGCCTCTCCGGCGGCACCGGCGCTCACCGCCCCGGCCAACGGCGCGCTCAACGTCGCCGTCCGGCCGACCTTCCAGTGGGGTGCGGTCGCCCAGGCCGCGACGTACCGCCTCCAGGTCTCGACCTCCGCCGGCTTCGGCACGCTGCTCGTCGACCAGTCCGGGATTACCGGAACGAGCTACACGCCGACGAGCGATCTTCCCAGCAACTCGGTTCTGTACTGGCGCGTCACCCCGAGCAACCCGTGCGGCACCGGACTCAACTCGGCGACCTACACCTTCTCGACGACGGCCCTGCCGGGCGATTGCGGCATCGGCACGACGCCGCAGCAGGTCTTCTTCGAGAACTTCGACGGCGTCGTCACCGGTTGGACGCACAGCGGCACCGGCGACACCTGGGCAAGCTCGACGACGCGCAATCACAGCGCACCGAACGCCTACCTCGCGGTCGACACGACGACGGTGTCCGATCAGCGGCTCGTCTCCCCGGCGATCGTCCTGCCAGCGACCGCCTCCGGGCTGACGCTGCAGTTCTGGAATTACCAGTCGTTCGAGGACAATCCGCCGAACTGCTACGACGGCGCGATCATCGAGGTCACGACCAACGGCGGCACGACCTGGACGCAGATTCCCAACGGATCGCTGCAGACGGATCCCTACAACGGGACCATCTCGGCGAGCTTCTCGAATCCGATGGCCAACCTCAGCGCCTGGTGCGGTGACCCGCAGGACTGGCTGAACTCGGTCGTCGACCTCTCGGCCTACGCCGGCAACACCGTCCAGTTCCGCTTCCGCATCGGCACGGACACCTCGGCAGGCCGCGCTCCCGACGGCTGGCACATCGACGACGTGAAGGTCCAGGCCTGCATCTCCGGCGTCATCTTCAACGACGGCTTCGAGAGCGGTGCCTTCGCGCCCTGGAACGGCGGGGCCTACAACTGA
- a CDS encoding type I glyceraldehyde-3-phosphate dehydrogenase, with amino-acid sequence MQPVRVGLMGFGRIGRSLLRILYNREDFQVVAISDTADPEGLEYLLKFDTILGRFPDEVSIREGHLYTIGKQIKMLAGAAPGEVPWGDLGVDVVIEATSRYRTRADLAKHLEAGARRVVLCSPPADAPDLTVVMGVNDDQLKPEHRIVSNGSVTAHCAAPVLKILHEAFGVERAFLTSVHAYTNQQRLADVPSEDKRRGRAAAENIIPQETNADEVLMELLPELQGRISALAMNVPVRNGSVVDLVCWHERPVSITAINEVMRTAAAAARWRRYVSYVDDPVVSSDIVRTVYSSTFDSLSTMVIGDKLSKTLSWYDNGWGYSHRVVDLIQRFAELDREVSR; translated from the coding sequence ATGCAACCCGTACGCGTGGGACTGATGGGCTTCGGCCGGATCGGCCGCAGCCTGCTCCGCATCCTCTACAACCGGGAGGATTTCCAGGTGGTGGCGATCAGCGACACCGCCGACCCGGAGGGGCTCGAGTACCTGCTGAAGTTCGACACCATCCTCGGTCGCTTCCCCGACGAGGTGAGCATCCGCGAGGGGCATCTCTATACGATCGGCAAGCAGATCAAGATGCTCGCCGGCGCCGCCCCCGGGGAGGTGCCGTGGGGCGACCTCGGCGTCGACGTGGTGATCGAAGCCACCTCGCGCTATCGCACGCGGGCCGACCTCGCCAAGCACCTCGAGGCCGGGGCGCGTCGCGTCGTCCTCTGCTCGCCGCCGGCCGACGCTCCGGACCTCACCGTGGTCATGGGGGTCAACGACGACCAATTGAAGCCCGAGCACCGCATCGTCTCCAACGGCTCGGTCACTGCGCACTGCGCCGCGCCGGTCCTCAAGATCCTGCACGAGGCGTTCGGCGTCGAGCGGGCCTTCCTGACCAGCGTTCACGCCTACACCAACCAGCAGCGGCTGGCCGACGTGCCGTCCGAGGACAAGCGGCGCGGGCGTGCGGCGGCGGAGAACATCATCCCGCAGGAGACGAACGCCGACGAGGTGCTGATGGAGCTGCTGCCCGAGCTCCAGGGACGCATCTCGGCGCTCGCCATGAACGTGCCGGTGCGCAACGGCTCGGTCGTCGATCTGGTCTGCTGGCACGAGCGTCCGGTCTCGATCACCGCGATCAACGAGGTGATGCGCACCGCCGCGGCGGCCGCGCGCTGGCGGCGCTACGTCTCCTACGTCGACGACCCGGTCGTCTCCTCCGACATCGTTCGCACCGTCTACTCGAGCACCTTCGACTCGCTCTCCACCATGGTGATCGGCGACAAGCTCTCCAAGACGCTCTCCTGGTACGACAACGGCTGGGGCTATTCGCACCGCGTCGTCGACTTGATCCAGCGCTTCGCCGAGCTCGACCGGGAGGTTTCGCGATGA
- the gap gene encoding type I glyceraldehyde-3-phosphate dehydrogenase has translation MSIRVGINGFGRIGRSVYRILSDRPDVEVVCINDLFDNGQLAYLLKYDTVMRIFPKTVSFDDEFMVVDGKKIHMTAEKDPAQIPWGKLGVDYVIEATGVFRSRDKIAKHLDGGAKKVILTVPPKDEIDAMIVIGVNDEALKPEHKLVSNASCTTNCLAPIAKILDTEFGIVEGFVSTVHAYTNDQRLADVPHKDLRRSRAAAENIIPTTTGAARAVGKVLPHLKGKLDGLAMRVPVPDGSIVDLAVKLRKSPSTAEINAAIQAYAAGPMARVVEYSEVPLVSSDIIGNPHSSIFDALSTASRGDGFAKVVAWYDNEWGYSNRVVDLLERMAAI, from the coding sequence ATGAGCATCCGCGTCGGCATCAACGGCTTCGGCCGTATCGGCCGCTCCGTCTACCGCATCCTCTCCGACCGCCCCGACGTCGAGGTGGTCTGCATCAACGACCTGTTCGACAACGGACAGCTCGCCTACCTGCTCAAGTACGACACGGTGATGCGGATCTTCCCCAAGACGGTGAGCTTCGACGACGAGTTCATGGTCGTCGACGGCAAGAAGATCCACATGACCGCCGAGAAGGACCCGGCGCAGATCCCCTGGGGCAAGCTCGGCGTCGACTACGTGATCGAGGCGACCGGCGTCTTCCGCTCGCGCGACAAGATCGCCAAGCACCTCGACGGCGGGGCGAAGAAGGTCATCCTCACCGTGCCGCCGAAGGACGAGATCGACGCGATGATCGTCATCGGGGTCAACGACGAGGCGCTCAAGCCCGAGCACAAGCTGGTCTCCAACGCCTCGTGCACCACGAACTGCCTGGCGCCGATCGCCAAGATCCTCGACACCGAGTTCGGCATCGTCGAAGGGTTCGTCTCGACGGTTCACGCCTACACCAACGACCAGCGGCTCGCCGACGTGCCGCACAAGGACCTGCGGCGCAGCCGCGCGGCGGCGGAGAACATCATCCCGACGACGACCGGTGCGGCGCGCGCCGTGGGCAAGGTGCTGCCGCATCTCAAGGGCAAGCTCGACGGCCTCGCCATGCGCGTGCCGGTGCCGGACGGCTCGATCGTCGATCTGGCGGTGAAGCTGCGCAAGAGCCCGTCGACGGCGGAGATCAACGCGGCGATCCAGGCCTACGCTGCAGGGCCGATGGCGCGGGTCGTCGAGTACAGCGAAGTGCCCCTGGTGTCGAGCGACATCATCGGCAACCCCCACTCGTCGATCTTCGACGCCCTCTCGACCGCCTCGCGCGGCGACGGCTTCGCCAAGGTCGTCGCCTGGTACGACAACGAGTGGGGCTACTCGAACCGGGTCGTCGACCTGCTGGAGCGCATGGCCGCGATCTGA
- a CDS encoding beta-ketoacyl synthase → MARFGVFGWGIVAPRCPNIEEFERHLASNDHWLSPFDGFGPSNFLVGMPEFDFAAYKDWIDARFPPSRFPQLAEKMDLPTQYAVGSFIQALGQNPGLEAELAALGTSAHVYVGSGLGALDTTRKVSLHLHRAQRRWDHFWAQPERNGALARYLAGDVTAAGDEPLPLHPDRVPEEDRDDAVSDWWHFWAAKSEQLADYLAELREIEGLTVQGTVESGKLGLIKEKQRRMKRLDAKWGAPSPPWREVSANLVWNIQNTPASQISMMGRITGLSFAPVAACATFGVCLKLALDALARGEAKAVVVGATDPPPLDLVVGAFYGARVGAADGSVSKPMTGLRGTHVAGGSVVWVVGDYDYFTARGFRPLGMEPLAVGVSSDADHIITPSKDGPLTAIRMALAEAGVTPHDVASWDLHATATPGDYLEVENLREVLPEHVLITARKGTFGHGMGAGGGWELTAQFLGYEKGRIFPTPLAETELHPEIGRVHDRFVFNAGCAAPAGAAGKLSMGVGGINACVISRPWSRD, encoded by the coding sequence GTGGCCCGTTTTGGCGTCTTTGGCTGGGGAATCGTCGCACCGCGTTGCCCGAACATCGAGGAGTTCGAACGCCATCTGGCGTCGAACGACCATTGGCTCTCGCCGTTCGACGGCTTCGGCCCCTCGAACTTCCTCGTCGGGATGCCGGAGTTCGACTTCGCGGCGTACAAGGACTGGATCGACGCGCGCTTCCCGCCCAGCCGCTTTCCGCAGCTCGCCGAGAAGATGGACCTGCCGACCCAGTACGCCGTCGGCTCGTTCATCCAGGCGCTCGGCCAGAATCCGGGGCTCGAGGCAGAGCTCGCGGCTCTCGGGACGTCGGCTCACGTCTACGTGGGCAGCGGCCTCGGCGCGCTCGACACGACGCGCAAGGTCTCGCTCCATCTGCACCGCGCGCAGCGGCGCTGGGACCACTTCTGGGCGCAGCCGGAGCGCAATGGCGCCCTGGCGCGCTACCTCGCCGGCGACGTCACGGCAGCGGGAGACGAGCCGCTGCCGCTCCATCCCGACCGGGTGCCGGAGGAGGACCGCGACGACGCCGTCTCCGACTGGTGGCATTTCTGGGCGGCGAAGTCCGAACAGCTTGCCGACTACCTCGCCGAGCTGCGCGAGATCGAAGGGTTGACCGTCCAGGGCACGGTCGAGTCCGGCAAGCTCGGCCTCATCAAGGAGAAGCAGCGCCGGATGAAGCGGCTGGACGCCAAGTGGGGCGCACCTTCGCCGCCGTGGCGCGAGGTCTCCGCCAATCTGGTGTGGAACATTCAGAACACCCCGGCGTCGCAGATCTCGATGATGGGCCGCATCACCGGTCTGTCGTTCGCCCCGGTGGCCGCCTGTGCCACCTTCGGGGTCTGCCTCAAGCTGGCGCTCGACGCGCTCGCGCGTGGCGAAGCGAAGGCGGTGGTGGTCGGTGCGACCGACCCGCCGCCGCTCGACCTGGTGGTGGGCGCCTTCTACGGAGCCCGCGTCGGCGCCGCCGACGGCTCGGTGTCGAAGCCGATGACGGGGCTGCGCGGCACCCATGTCGCCGGAGGCTCGGTCGTCTGGGTGGTCGGCGACTACGACTACTTCACGGCACGCGGCTTCCGCCCGCTCGGCATGGAGCCGCTCGCCGTCGGTGTCTCGTCCGACGCCGACCACATCATCACGCCGTCGAAGGACGGGCCGCTCACCGCGATCCGCATGGCGCTCGCCGAGGCCGGGGTGACCCCGCACGACGTGGCGTCGTGGGACCTCCATGCGACGGCGACGCCGGGCGACTACCTCGAGGTGGAGAACCTCCGCGAGGTCCTCCCGGAGCACGTACTGATCACCGCACGCAAGGGGACGTTCGGCCATGGCATGGGCGCCGGCGGCGGCTGGGAGCTGACGGCGCAGTTTCTCGGCTACGAGAAGGGCCGCATCTTCCCGACGCCGCTCGCCGAGACCGAGCTGCACCCCGAGATCGGTCGGGTGCACGACCGCTTCGTCTTCAACGCCGGTTGCGCTGCGCCCGCCGGAGCGGCGGGCAAGCTCTCGATGGGGGTCGGCGGGATCAACGCCTGCGTGATCTCGCGTCCGTGGTCGCGAGACTAG
- a CDS encoding class I SAM-dependent methyltransferase: protein MTCPLETVPCALCGRPPQSGDHNFAFGPHRVLRCTCGFWYLTPRLAERDMIENYRSVAYFEGRHGVGYSSYLAQEATLRRTFSRLVGELARRGLAGGDLLEVGCAYGFFLDEARGHFRRRVGTDFSAEALARAAPHADALVLGGVAELPVEARFDVAALVHVIEHVYDPVSLVRELHARLRPGGALLLAAPDMDAGWRPLLGRRWPFYKVPEHVSFFSHASLERLLTLGGFATTERFPYLSYFTLELVGEKLGRDLPAFCSRVHLPVPATTAAVLGRKAG, encoded by the coding sequence TTGACCTGCCCGCTCGAGACCGTCCCCTGCGCGCTCTGCGGTCGACCGCCGCAGAGCGGCGACCACAACTTCGCCTTCGGCCCCCATCGCGTGCTGCGCTGCACCTGCGGCTTCTGGTACCTCACGCCGCGCCTGGCCGAGCGGGACATGATCGAGAACTACCGCAGCGTCGCCTATTTCGAGGGCCGTCACGGCGTGGGCTATTCGAGCTACCTCGCCCAGGAAGCGACGCTGCGTCGCACCTTCTCGCGACTGGTCGGCGAGCTCGCGCGCCGCGGGCTCGCCGGCGGCGACCTGCTCGAAGTGGGCTGTGCTTACGGCTTCTTCCTCGACGAGGCCCGCGGCCACTTCCGCCGCCGGGTGGGCACCGACTTCTCCGCCGAGGCGCTCGCCCGCGCCGCACCGCACGCCGACGCCCTGGTGCTCGGCGGCGTGGCCGAGTTGCCGGTCGAGGCGCGCTTCGACGTGGCCGCCCTCGTCCACGTCATCGAGCACGTCTACGATCCCGTGAGCCTGGTGCGCGAGCTCCACGCGCGGCTGCGGCCCGGCGGCGCACTGCTGCTCGCCGCGCCGGACATGGACGCCGGGTGGCGCCCGCTGCTCGGGCGGCGCTGGCCGTTCTACAAGGTCCCGGAGCACGTCTCGTTCTTCTCGCACGCTTCGCTCGAACGCCTGCTCACGCTCGGCGGCTTCGCCACCACCGAGCGCTTTCCCTACCTGAGCTACTTCACCCTCGAGCTGGTCGGCGAGAAGCTCGGCCGCGACCTCCCGGCCTTCTGCTCGCGAGTCCATCTGCCCGTCCCCGCCACCACCGCCGCGGTGCTGGGGCGCAAAGCCGGCTGA